From a region of the Pseudokineococcus lusitanus genome:
- a CDS encoding DUF5719 family protein has translation MSAGRTGGPTEGPPRGGGAGDHGQGDDEREERPVTGSGSGWVPAAPTGSSPVPAGRRPDRPDREGRVTPRVVAAVVGLVLVAGTAAAAATAGSAGVAGTAPTAGGAVEVDAGPVTTSRGCGGGPVAAPDEGTDGDFATVVTPPDTRLRALATGAGTPLELVGAPATSTSTAGGAEPAADAAAEPVDGAAVLGGAAGSGGAASVRVTGATTAVPALGALATTSTPDGDLRGLAASSCAAPSSDAWLVGGATAAGTSTRLTLVNPGETTAEASLEVLTPEGLVQPPAGRGVVVPPGARVDLLLDALVPDVEGLAVHVTSTGGAVAPSLSVDRLSGVVARGVEEVTPGASPATSAVVPGVPTVAGSTAVLRLGVPGAEAADVSWDVVAAPDQAEAAALLSSATTVPAGSVVDVPLGGLPVGTSAVVVDADVPVLASVVVERAPGGAPAVADLAVAPSASPLAAGTAVVLPDAGAGLTSSLALTATGDVATTVDLAPVAADGTVGEAVPVELLGGTTAAVDPGALAPGAAGLVVTGVTGADGGAADVVAALVLTAAAVPESVAVVAPSAPPAAAGSTPVLVAPPGRWP, from the coding sequence GTGAGCGCCGGCCGGACGGGCGGGCCGACGGAGGGCCCGCCGCGGGGCGGCGGTGCCGGGGACCACGGGCAGGGCGACGACGAGCGGGAGGAGCGACCGGTGACGGGCAGCGGGAGCGGCTGGGTGCCGGCGGCGCCGACGGGCAGCAGCCCCGTCCCGGCCGGCCGTCGGCCGGACCGGCCCGACCGCGAGGGGCGCGTGACGCCCCGCGTCGTCGCCGCCGTCGTGGGCCTCGTCCTCGTGGCCGGCACCGCGGCGGCCGCGGCGACCGCCGGGAGCGCCGGCGTCGCGGGCACCGCACCGACCGCCGGCGGGGCGGTCGAGGTCGACGCGGGACCCGTGACGACCTCGCGCGGCTGCGGCGGCGGACCCGTCGCCGCGCCCGACGAGGGCACGGACGGCGACTTCGCCACCGTGGTCACGCCGCCCGACACACGGCTGCGCGCGCTGGCCACCGGCGCCGGCACGCCGCTGGAGCTCGTCGGGGCGCCGGCGACCTCGACCTCCACGGCGGGCGGCGCCGAGCCCGCGGCGGACGCCGCGGCGGAGCCGGTCGACGGGGCCGCCGTCCTCGGCGGGGCGGCGGGCTCGGGCGGCGCCGCCTCCGTGCGCGTCACCGGGGCCACGACGGCCGTGCCGGCGCTCGGCGCGCTCGCGACGACGTCGACCCCCGACGGCGACCTCCGCGGGCTCGCGGCCTCCTCGTGCGCGGCGCCCAGCTCCGACGCGTGGCTCGTGGGCGGCGCGACGGCGGCGGGGACGAGCACCCGGCTCACCCTCGTCAACCCGGGGGAGACGACCGCGGAGGCCTCCCTCGAGGTGCTGACCCCCGAGGGGCTCGTGCAGCCCCCGGCCGGCCGCGGCGTCGTCGTTCCCCCCGGCGCCCGGGTCGACCTCCTGCTCGACGCGCTCGTGCCGGACGTCGAGGGGCTCGCGGTGCACGTCACGAGCACGGGCGGGGCCGTGGCGCCGTCGCTGTCCGTCGACCGGCTGTCCGGGGTCGTCGCCCGCGGCGTCGAGGAGGTGACGCCGGGCGCGTCGCCCGCCACGTCCGCCGTCGTGCCCGGGGTGCCGACCGTGGCCGGGAGCACGGCCGTCCTGCGCCTCGGCGTGCCGGGCGCCGAGGCCGCCGACGTCTCGTGGGACGTCGTCGCCGCCCCCGACCAGGCCGAGGCCGCCGCGCTGCTGTCCTCCGCGACCACCGTCCCCGCCGGGAGCGTCGTCGACGTGCCCCTCGGCGGCCTGCCCGTCGGGACGTCGGCCGTCGTCGTCGACGCGGACGTGCCCGTGCTCGCCTCCGTCGTCGTCGAGCGGGCGCCCGGCGGCGCCCCGGCCGTGGCCGACCTCGCGGTCGCCCCGTCGGCGTCGCCGCTCGCGGCGGGCACCGCGGTCGTCCTGCCCGACGCCGGCGCGGGCCTCACGTCCTCGCTCGCCCTCACCGCCACCGGCGACGTGGCCACCACCGTCGACCTGGCCCCCGTGGCCGCCGACGGCACCGTCGGCGAGGCCGTCCCCGTCGAGCTCCTCGGCGGGACGACCGCGGCCGTGGACCCGGGCGCGCTCGCGCCGGGCGCGGCCGGCCTCGTCGTCACGGGCGTCACCGGCGCGGACGGGGGTGCCGCGGACGTCGTCGCGGCGCTCGTGCTCACGGCCGCCGCGGTGCCGGAGTCGGTCGCGGTCGTGGCGCCGTCCGCGCCGCCGGCCGCCGCGGGGAGCACCCCGGTGCTCGTGGCCCCGCCGGGGCGCTGGCCCTGA